Proteins from a genomic interval of Stenotrophomonas sp. WZN-1:
- the recR gene encoding recombination mediator RecR translates to MSAPLLEQLIDALRVLPGVGQKTAQRMAYHLLEREREGGQRLAEALALAVERIGHCAQCRDFSETELCPTCANNSRERSQLCVVESPADRLAIENATGFRGVYFVLQGRLSPLDGIGPRELGLEQLEQRLAEGEVQELIIATSATVEGEATAHYLAQLARARKVQPSRLAQGLPLGGELEYVDRGTLSHAFGTRSEFRD, encoded by the coding sequence GTGTCCGCACCCCTGCTTGAACAATTGATCGACGCACTGCGGGTGCTGCCTGGCGTCGGCCAGAAGACCGCACAGCGCATGGCCTACCACCTGCTCGAGCGCGAGCGCGAAGGTGGCCAGCGACTGGCCGAAGCCCTGGCGCTGGCGGTGGAACGCATCGGCCACTGTGCGCAATGCCGCGACTTCAGCGAAACCGAGCTGTGCCCGACCTGTGCCAACAACAGCCGCGAGCGCAGCCAGCTGTGCGTGGTCGAATCGCCGGCCGACCGCCTGGCGATCGAGAACGCGACCGGCTTCCGCGGTGTCTACTTCGTGCTGCAGGGCCGGCTGTCGCCGCTCGATGGCATCGGCCCGCGCGAGCTGGGCCTGGAGCAGCTGGAGCAGCGGCTGGCCGAAGGCGAGGTGCAGGAGCTGATCATCGCCACCAGTGCCACCGTCGAAGGCGAAGCCACCGCGCACTACCTGGCGCAGCTGGCGCGCGCGCGCAAAGTGCAGCCCAGCAGGCTGGCGCAGGGCCTGCCGCTCGGTGGCGAGCTCGAATACGTTGACCGCGGCACGCTGTCGCACGCGTTCGGCACGCGCAGCGAATTCCGCGACTGA
- a CDS encoding YbaB/EbfC family nucleoid-associated protein, whose amino-acid sequence MRGNIAQLMQQAQKMQENLQKAQEEIAKIEVTGSAGGGMVSVTLTGAKECRKVRIDPSLASDPEMLEDLIAAAFNDASNKIDAESKSKMGSATAGMQLPPGMKLPF is encoded by the coding sequence ATGCGCGGCAATATCGCCCAACTGATGCAGCAGGCCCAGAAGATGCAGGAAAACCTGCAGAAGGCCCAGGAAGAAATCGCCAAGATCGAGGTGACCGGCAGTGCCGGTGGCGGCATGGTCAGCGTGACCCTGACCGGCGCCAAGGAATGCCGCAAGGTGCGCATCGACCCGTCGCTGGCCAGTGACCCGGAGATGCTGGAAGACCTGATCGCCGCCGCCTTCAACGATGCTTCGAACAAGATCGATGCCGAGTCGAAGTCGAAGATGGGTTCGGCCACCGCCGGCATGCAGCTGCCGCCGGGCATGAAGCTGCCGTTCTGA
- a CDS encoding Slp family lipoprotein has product MNTKFLLTAVATLALSACATAPKPLQGQFSLVSPRDSVATQQVGTPVRWGGRIIETKPGQGETCFQMISRPLNASGRPNTTSSDASDGRFIACRAGFYDPAVFEAGRDVTFIGKIDGYQNTRIGEYDYRLPKLSADVIYLWPEQRQVDVVPYPYGPWGPGPYGPYWGGYGRWGWW; this is encoded by the coding sequence ATGAACACCAAGTTCCTTCTCACCGCTGTGGCCACGCTGGCCCTGTCGGCCTGCGCCACGGCCCCCAAGCCGCTGCAGGGACAGTTCAGCCTGGTCTCCCCGCGCGACTCGGTCGCCACCCAGCAGGTCGGCACGCCGGTCCGTTGGGGCGGTCGCATCATCGAGACCAAGCCCGGCCAGGGCGAGACCTGTTTCCAGATGATCTCGCGCCCGCTCAACGCCAGCGGCCGCCCGAACACCACCTCGTCCGACGCCAGCGACGGCCGCTTCATCGCCTGCCGCGCCGGGTTCTACGACCCGGCCGTGTTTGAAGCCGGCCGCGACGTGACCTTCATCGGCAAGATCGACGGCTACCAGAACACCCGCATCGGCGAGTACGACTATCGCCTGCCGAAGCTGTCGGCCGACGTGATCTACCTGTGGCCGGAACAGCGCCAGGTCGATGTGGTGCCCTACCCCTATGGCCCGTGGGGCCCGGGCCCGTATGGCCCGTACTGGGGCGGTTACGGCCGCTGGGGCTGGTGGTGA
- a CDS encoding histidine triad nucleotide-binding protein: MSNETLFSKIIRREIPATIVYEDDEVLGFKDIAPQAPVHVLFIPKNEIIPTLDDLQPSQAHLIGKLALAAAEYARREGFAQDGYRIVMNCREHAGQTVFHIHMHLLAGAPLGHFGSPGR, from the coding sequence ATGAGCAACGAAACCCTCTTCAGCAAGATCATCCGTCGCGAGATCCCGGCCACCATCGTCTACGAGGACGACGAGGTGCTGGGCTTCAAGGACATCGCACCGCAGGCGCCGGTGCACGTACTGTTCATTCCGAAGAACGAGATCATCCCGACCCTGGACGACCTGCAGCCGTCGCAGGCGCACCTGATCGGCAAGCTGGCCCTGGCCGCCGCCGAGTACGCGCGCCGCGAAGGTTTCGCGCAGGACGGCTACCGCATCGTGATGAACTGCCGCGAGCATGCCGGGCAGACCGTGTTCCACATCCACATGCACCTGCTGGCCGGTGCGCCGCTGGGGCATTTCGGTTCGCCGGGGCGCTGA